A stretch of the uncultured Cohaesibacter sp. genome encodes the following:
- a CDS encoding YebC/PmpR family DNA-binding transcriptional regulator, whose amino-acid sequence MAGHSKFKNIMYRKGAQDAKRSKLFSKLSKEITVAAKMGGGDPDSNARLRLAIQNARGQSMPKDNIDRAIKKAEAGDEGTFDEVRYEGYGPGGTAVVVEALTDNRNRTASNVRAAFSKNGGSLGETGSVAFMFDRVGELVYPADVGDADTVLEAAIEAGADDVVSDEDGHTIYTTFEDMIEVGKALEESFGKEAESQKAIWKPQNEIDVDAEKASTIMKLMNVLEDDDDVQNVYSNFSMSDEVMASLED is encoded by the coding sequence ATGGCAGGCCATTCAAAATTCAAGAATATCATGTATCGCAAGGGTGCACAGGATGCCAAGCGGTCCAAGTTGTTCTCCAAGCTTTCCAAGGAAATCACCGTAGCGGCCAAAATGGGGGGCGGTGATCCGGATTCCAACGCCCGTTTGCGTCTGGCTATTCAGAATGCGCGCGGCCAGTCCATGCCGAAGGACAATATTGATCGTGCGATCAAAAAGGCAGAGGCCGGTGACGAGGGCACCTTTGATGAAGTGCGTTACGAAGGCTATGGCCCGGGCGGCACCGCTGTCGTGGTTGAGGCGCTGACCGATAACCGCAACCGGACTGCCTCCAACGTGCGCGCTGCTTTTTCGAAAAATGGCGGCTCTCTTGGTGAGACCGGCTCGGTGGCCTTCATGTTTGATCGCGTGGGCGAGCTGGTTTATCCCGCTGACGTGGGGGATGCGGACACGGTTCTGGAAGCTGCCATCGAAGCAGGTGCAGACGATGTGGTCAGCGATGAGGATGGCCACACCATTTACACCACCTTTGAAGACATGATCGAAGTGGGCAAGGCGCTGGAAGAATCATTTGGCAAGGAAGCCGAATCCCAGAAAGCCATCTGGAAGCCACAGAATGAGATCGATGTCGACGCCGAGAAAGCCAGCACCATCATGAAATTGATGAATGTGCTGGAAGATGACGACGACGTGCAGAATGTCTATTCCAACTTCTCCATGAGCGACGAAGTGATGGCATCTCTGGAAGACTGA
- a CDS encoding LysE family translocator: protein MTDINLPLIMGASLIAMASPGPATLAIAATSMSHGRKYGMALAYGVTTGSFLWSLAAALGMGAVMAANVWLFEVMRYFGAGYLLFLALKSARSALAPTKTTQAVIEVQGSSLGKSYLKGLAIHLTNPKAILFIGSIYALGLPADATPTDLLTVVLLLGTQSALICQLYAWIFASRPVVSGYRKTRRALDAVFAMLFGVASIRILTSSFGH from the coding sequence ATGACCGACATCAATCTGCCACTCATCATGGGCGCATCCCTGATTGCCATGGCAAGCCCCGGACCGGCAACCCTTGCCATTGCCGCGACCTCCATGTCCCATGGTCGCAAATATGGCATGGCTTTGGCCTATGGCGTGACAACCGGGTCGTTTCTCTGGTCGCTGGCCGCAGCCCTCGGCATGGGGGCGGTGATGGCCGCCAATGTCTGGCTGTTTGAAGTGATGCGCTATTTCGGGGCTGGGTATCTGTTGTTTCTGGCACTCAAATCCGCCCGCTCTGCCCTCGCCCCCACCAAAACCACGCAGGCGGTGATCGAAGTTCAGGGTTCAAGTCTGGGTAAAAGCTATCTGAAGGGGCTGGCAATCCACTTGACCAACCCCAAGGCCATTCTCTTTATTGGCTCGATCTATGCCCTTGGACTGCCAGCGGATGCCACCCCGACCGACCTGTTGACCGTCGTCCTGCTGCTTGGCACCCAAAGCGCCCTTATCTGCCAGCTCTATGCATGGATTTTTGCCAGCCGCCCGGTGGTCAGTGGCTACCGCAAAACAAGACGCGCCCTTGATGCGGTCTTTGCCATGCTGTTCGGCGTTGCCAGCATTCGCATCCTGACCAGTTCATTCGGGCACTGA
- the ruvC gene encoding crossover junction endodeoxyribonuclease RuvC, with translation MKEHPVRIVGFDPGLRRTGWGAIDIVSNRLIFVGSGLITSNNKLDLASRLLELHTGVMDVLETYQPQEVSVEQTFVNKDAAATLKLGQARAIALLAPAQKGLEVAEYAPNAVKKTVVGVGHADKKQVQVMVKMLLPKAHFDSEDAADALAIAICHAHQRKRKALKIA, from the coding sequence ATGAAAGAACATCCTGTCCGAATCGTTGGTTTTGATCCCGGGCTCCGGCGCACTGGCTGGGGCGCGATTGATATTGTCTCCAATCGTTTGATTTTCGTCGGCTCGGGGCTGATTACCTCGAACAACAAGCTTGATCTGGCCTCGCGTCTGCTGGAATTGCATACGGGAGTAATGGATGTGCTGGAGACCTATCAGCCGCAGGAAGTGTCCGTCGAGCAGACCTTTGTCAACAAGGATGCGGCCGCCACCCTGAAGCTGGGGCAAGCGCGGGCCATTGCCCTGTTGGCTCCGGCGCAAAAGGGGCTTGAGGTTGCGGAATATGCACCAAACGCGGTCAAGAAGACGGTGGTCGGTGTGGGGCATGCGGACAAGAAACAGGTTCAGGTGATGGTCAAGATGCTGTTGCCAAAAGCCCATTTTGACAGCGAAGATGCCGCCGATGCATTGGCCATTGCCATATGTCACGCGCATCAGCGCAAGCGCAAAGCCCTGAAGATCGCCTGA
- the ruvA gene encoding Holliday junction branch migration protein RuvA: MIGKLKGLIDEYADGYVIVDVGGVGYEVHCSGQTLQALPSVGEAATVLIETHVREDQLKLFGFATTLERDWFRLLTTVQGVGQKVALAILSTLKISELTSAIALQDKAMVARTPGVGPKVAQRIVSELKDKTPSLAATDGAVANLQAEMDSAAAPKAMAEAVSALSNLGYGQLQASAAVATIIKREGDELGTAALIRLALKELSQ; the protein is encoded by the coding sequence ATGATTGGCAAGCTGAAAGGTCTGATCGACGAATATGCTGACGGTTATGTGATCGTCGATGTTGGCGGGGTTGGGTATGAGGTTCATTGCTCCGGCCAGACCTTGCAAGCCTTGCCCTCGGTTGGCGAGGCGGCCACTGTGCTGATCGAGACCCATGTGCGCGAGGATCAGCTCAAGCTGTTCGGATTTGCCACAACGTTGGAGCGTGACTGGTTTCGCCTGCTGACCACCGTGCAGGGGGTGGGGCAAAAGGTGGCCTTGGCCATTCTCTCAACCCTAAAAATTTCCGAATTGACATCGGCCATCGCGTTGCAGGACAAGGCGATGGTGGCGCGAACGCCGGGGGTTGGCCCCAAGGTTGCGCAACGCATTGTCTCAGAGCTAAAAGACAAAACGCCCTCACTCGCCGCGACCGATGGGGCGGTGGCCAACTTGCAGGCCGAAATGGACAGCGCCGCTGCGCCCAAAGCCATGGCCGAGGCCGTTTCGGCTCTCTCCAATCTGGGCTATGGACAGCTGCAGGCGAGCGCTGCGGTTGCCACCATCATCAAGCGCGAAGGCGACGAGCTGGGCACAGCTGCCCTCATCCGCCTTGCGCTTAAAGAACTCAGCCAATGA
- the ruvB gene encoding Holliday junction branch migration DNA helicase RuvB, with protein sequence MGDDDRLVSAQTTEEDTDRTLRPQMLDDFVGQAQARANLSIFIEAARTRKDALDHVLFVGPPGLGKTTLAQIVSRELGVNFKSTSGPVIAKAGDLAALLTNLEENDVLFIDEIHRLNPAVEEILYPAMEDFQLDLIIGEGPAARSVKIDLAKFTLVAATTRLGLLTTPLRDRFGIPVRLNFYTVEELEYIVTRGARLMGVGITKDGAVEIARRSRGTPRIAGRLLRRVRDVAVVQANGHISREVADRALLMLEVDNEGLDALDRRYLTLIATSFGGGPVGIETIAAALSEPRDAIEEIIEPYLIQHGFIQRTPRGRLLAPKAFAHLGLAVPQKDTPPQMGLFAEGLDDA encoded by the coding sequence ATCGGGGATGACGACCGTCTGGTTTCGGCCCAAACGACCGAGGAAGATACGGATCGGACCTTGCGACCTCAGATGCTTGACGATTTTGTCGGGCAGGCACAGGCGCGGGCCAATCTGTCAATCTTCATCGAAGCCGCTCGCACACGCAAGGATGCGCTTGATCATGTGTTGTTTGTTGGCCCTCCGGGGTTGGGCAAGACGACCCTTGCGCAGATTGTCAGTCGCGAACTTGGGGTGAATTTCAAATCCACCTCCGGCCCGGTGATTGCCAAGGCAGGTGATCTGGCTGCGCTTCTGACCAATCTGGAAGAGAATGACGTTCTGTTCATTGACGAGATCCACCGCCTCAACCCGGCGGTGGAAGAGATCCTCTATCCGGCAATGGAAGATTTTCAGCTCGATCTGATCATTGGCGAGGGACCTGCCGCGCGGTCGGTGAAGATCGATCTGGCAAAATTCACCCTTGTGGCGGCAACCACCCGGCTGGGGCTGTTGACGACACCGTTGCGTGACCGGTTCGGCATTCCGGTGCGGCTCAATTTCTACACTGTTGAAGAACTGGAATATATCGTCACCCGCGGCGCGCGCCTGATGGGTGTGGGCATCACCAAGGATGGTGCGGTTGAAATTGCCCGCCGGTCCCGTGGCACTCCGCGCATCGCCGGGCGGCTGTTGCGCCGGGTGCGTGATGTGGCTGTTGTGCAGGCGAATGGCCATATCAGCCGCGAGGTCGCAGACCGTGCCTTGTTGATGCTGGAAGTTGACAATGAGGGCCTCGACGCCCTAGACAGACGCTACCTGACTTTGATCGCCACCTCGTTTGGTGGCGGGCCCGTCGGCATAGAGACCATAGCCGCGGCGCTTTCGGAACCCCGGGACGCCATTGAAGAAATCATAGAGCCTTACCTGATCCAGCATGGTTTCATCCAGCGCACCCCGCGCGGACGCTTGCTGGCGCCTAAGGCTTTTGCCCATTTGGGTCTGGCTGTGCCTCAAAAAGACACCCCTCCACAAATGGGCCTTTTTGCTGAAGGACTGGATGATGCCTGA
- the ybgC gene encoding tol-pal system-associated acyl-CoA thioesterase: MPEHHDKESWPDLAGRLTDFGHRQVVRVYYEDTDFSGIVYHASYIRFIERGRSDYIRLLGIEHSALDSGAGGERVALAVRHMDINYLKSAHIDDMLTVETRVAAVKGARMILDQRILRDGEVIFTACVTVVVINRQGRPRRLPDSMRKAFGI; this comes from the coding sequence ATGCCTGAGCATCATGACAAAGAAAGCTGGCCAGATCTTGCTGGCCGTCTCACCGATTTTGGTCACCGTCAGGTGGTGCGGGTCTATTACGAAGATACCGATTTTTCCGGGATCGTTTATCACGCCTCCTATATTCGCTTCATCGAGCGGGGCCGCTCGGACTATATTCGCCTGTTGGGCATTGAGCATTCTGCGCTTGATTCCGGCGCGGGTGGAGAACGGGTGGCCCTTGCCGTGCGGCATATGGATATCAATTATCTCAAGTCCGCCCATATCGACGATATGCTCACAGTTGAAACCCGTGTCGCGGCCGTCAAGGGCGCGCGGATGATCCTTGATCAGCGTATTTTGCGCGACGGCGAGGTGATCTTCACGGCTTGCGTCACAGTTGTGGTAATCAATCGCCAAGGGCGTCCGAGACGTCTGCCGGACAGTATGCGCAAGGCGTTCGGGATTTAA
- the tolQ gene encoding protein TolQ has protein sequence MADEVVQGALAGVTADLSLISLFLQAHIVVKLVMIGLMLASVWSWAIIIDKSLLYARTKRQMDRFEKVFWSGQSLEELYQTLSGRPNHAMAALFVAAMREWKRSFEGHARSFAGLPTRIEKVLDVTLAREVDRLEKRLLFLASVGSAAPFVGLFGTVWGIMNSFQGIAASKNTSLAVVAPGIAEALFATAIGLLAAIPAVVAYNKLASIASQNALRLEGFADEFSAILSRLMDERG, from the coding sequence ATGGCTGATGAGGTAGTGCAAGGCGCCCTTGCAGGGGTGACGGCTGACCTGTCGCTGATCTCGTTGTTTTTGCAAGCGCATATTGTGGTCAAGCTGGTGATGATCGGCTTGATGCTGGCGTCGGTTTGGTCCTGGGCGATCATCATCGACAAATCTCTGCTTTATGCGCGAACAAAAAGGCAGATGGACCGATTTGAGAAGGTATTCTGGTCCGGTCAGTCTCTCGAAGAGCTTTATCAAACTCTGTCCGGTCGCCCCAATCATGCGATGGCGGCCTTGTTCGTTGCGGCGATGCGGGAATGGAAGCGGTCCTTTGAAGGCCATGCCCGATCCTTTGCCGGTCTGCCAACCCGGATTGAAAAAGTGCTGGATGTGACATTGGCCCGCGAGGTGGATCGCCTTGAGAAGCGGTTGCTGTTCCTGGCTTCCGTCGGCTCGGCTGCGCCCTTTGTCGGTCTGTTTGGTACGGTCTGGGGCATCATGAATTCGTTTCAGGGCATTGCAGCGTCGAAAAATACGTCGCTGGCGGTGGTCGCTCCCGGTATCGCGGAAGCCCTGTTTGCCACAGCCATTGGTCTTCTGGCTGCTATTCCGGCGGTGGTTGCCTATAACAAGCTGGCCTCTATTGCTTCGCAGAATGCGTTGCGTCTGGAGGGATTTGCCGATGAATTCTCCGCCATCCTGTCCCGTCTGATGGACGAAAGGGGCTAA
- the tolR gene encoding protein TolR codes for MGMGSMGSPGGSRRRGARRAMRHRPVAEINVTPLVDVMLVLLIIFMVAAPMMTVGVPLDLPESSAKPLSSQTEPLTLSIRKDGSIFLQDQPVEFASLVQTLLAVAENGYEERIFVRADREIDYGSIMKVMGAMNRAGFKKIGLVSTEEQS; via the coding sequence ATGGGTATGGGTTCCATGGGATCACCGGGTGGATCGCGCAGGCGCGGTGCAAGACGTGCCATGCGGCACAGGCCGGTTGCCGAAATCAATGTGACGCCTCTGGTCGACGTTATGCTGGTGCTGTTGATCATCTTCATGGTTGCAGCGCCCATGATGACTGTTGGCGTTCCTCTGGATTTGCCTGAATCCAGCGCCAAGCCGCTTTCCAGCCAGACCGAGCCATTGACCCTTTCGATTCGCAAGGATGGCAGCATCTTTTTGCAGGATCAGCCGGTGGAATTTGCCAGCTTGGTTCAAACCCTGCTTGCTGTCGCCGAGAATGGGTATGAAGAGCGCATATTTGTGCGTGCCGACCGCGAGATTGATTATGGCTCCATCATGAAGGTGATGGGGGCGATGAACCGCGCCGGCTTCAAGAAAATCGGGCTGGTCAGCACCGAGGAGCAATCCTAA
- a CDS encoding cell envelope biogenesis protein TolA — MRNVGFIASSIGHIVLLGWGLFSLPSAEPHDVTELEILPVELVSVSDVTDVRKGEAKAKPTEKVQEKTKKAPEPKKPEPEPEPKPAPKAEPKPKEPAPVKMPEPAPPVPEPAPEPAPKPEPPKEPEVQPEPKPEPPKEQPKEPEVQEAKPDVPKPIAALPKVRPRPPKKTPPKKKKRSFDTDALKALANKAEQSAPTQAANRDQDASFGSRTGNQAAAMTQSELDALRAQISPCWSPPVGAADASQLRVKIEFGLDRQGNVISGPEPYEFPANQFGLAAVESAMRAVRRCGPYSNLPQEKYDAWKRVRITFDPREMF; from the coding sequence TTGCGCAATGTCGGCTTCATAGCATCGAGCATCGGACATATTGTCTTGCTTGGATGGGGGCTTTTCAGCCTGCCGTCGGCGGAGCCACATGACGTTACGGAACTGGAAATTCTGCCCGTTGAGCTTGTCTCGGTGTCTGACGTGACCGATGTGCGCAAGGGGGAGGCGAAAGCCAAGCCAACTGAAAAGGTTCAGGAGAAGACAAAAAAGGCTCCAGAGCCGAAAAAGCCTGAACCAGAGCCAGAGCCGAAACCGGCACCGAAAGCAGAGCCCAAGCCAAAGGAACCCGCTCCGGTCAAAATGCCAGAGCCTGCGCCTCCTGTGCCAGAACCTGCCCCAGAACCTGCGCCAAAGCCAGAGCCACCCAAAGAGCCTGAAGTGCAGCCGGAACCAAAGCCCGAGCCGCCAAAGGAGCAACCAAAAGAGCCTGAGGTGCAAGAGGCGAAGCCCGATGTGCCAAAGCCCATTGCAGCTTTGCCCAAGGTGCGTCCGCGTCCTCCGAAAAAGACACCGCCGAAAAAGAAAAAGCGCAGCTTTGATACAGATGCCCTGAAGGCGTTGGCCAACAAGGCGGAACAGTCAGCCCCCACGCAAGCTGCAAACCGTGATCAGGATGCGTCTTTCGGGTCTCGCACCGGCAATCAGGCCGCGGCCATGACCCAGAGTGAGCTGGATGCCTTGCGGGCGCAAATCTCGCCTTGCTGGTCTCCGCCAGTTGGTGCCGCGGATGCGTCACAATTGCGTGTAAAGATCGAATTTGGCCTTGACCGTCAAGGCAATGTGATCAGCGGTCCGGAGCCTTATGAATTCCCGGCCAACCAGTTTGGTCTGGCAGCGGTGGAAAGCGCCATGCGCGCGGTTCGCCGGTGCGGCCCATACTCGAATTTGCCGCAGGAAAAATATGATGCGTGGAAACGTGTGCGCATCACATTTGACCCGCGCGAAATGTTCTAG
- the tolB gene encoding Tol-Pal system beta propeller repeat protein TolB translates to MLLAFVFQALLTAPSHALIEIDIRQGNIQPMPIAITSFSGVSQGADISNVVEADLKRSGLFAPVDRNAFIQRDLSSSSVPSFANWTVINAQALVTGTVTQEADGRLKAEFRLWDVFAGKQMTGQQFFTSPKNWRRVAHIIADAIYERLTGEKGYFDTRIVFVDESGPKDNRVKRLAIMDQDGANVRYLTDGRSLVLTPRFSPTKQEITYMALEDGQPRAYLLDIETGRRSNVGQFPGMSFSSRFSPDGQSIVLSLQQGGDANIYRMDLRNGKITRLTNSASIDTSPSFSPDGRRITFESDRGGRQQIYVMNADGSNVQRISFGSGSYSTPVWSPRGDLIAFTKQYKGQFQIGVMQADGSRERILADGYHNEGPTWAPNGRVLMFFRESPGANGGPKLYSIDLTGRNEYQVPTPAFGSDPAWSPLVN, encoded by the coding sequence ATGCTGTTGGCTTTTGTCTTTCAGGCACTGTTGACTGCACCAAGCCATGCACTGATCGAGATCGATATCCGACAGGGCAATATCCAGCCGATGCCGATTGCCATCACCAGTTTTTCCGGGGTGTCGCAAGGCGCTGATATTTCAAATGTGGTCGAGGCGGATCTCAAACGCTCCGGCCTGTTTGCTCCGGTGGACCGGAATGCATTCATCCAGCGCGATCTGTCTTCCTCAAGCGTGCCATCCTTTGCCAACTGGACCGTTATCAATGCGCAGGCGCTGGTGACCGGGACCGTAACGCAGGAAGCTGATGGTCGGCTGAAAGCAGAATTTCGCCTGTGGGACGTGTTTGCCGGTAAGCAGATGACGGGTCAACAATTTTTCACCTCGCCAAAAAACTGGCGTCGGGTGGCCCATATCATCGCCGATGCGATCTATGAACGGTTGACCGGTGAGAAGGGCTATTTCGACACGCGGATCGTTTTTGTCGATGAAAGCGGGCCGAAGGACAATCGGGTCAAGCGACTGGCCATCATGGATCAGGATGGTGCCAATGTGCGCTATCTGACCGATGGTCGCAGTCTGGTTCTGACTCCACGCTTTTCGCCAACCAAGCAGGAAATCACCTATATGGCGTTGGAAGATGGCCAACCACGGGCCTATCTGCTCGATATCGAGACCGGTCGCCGGTCCAATGTCGGCCAGTTTCCCGGCATGAGCTTCTCCTCGCGTTTTTCGCCAGATGGGCAGAGCATTGTGCTCAGCCTGCAGCAGGGGGGCGATGCCAATATTTACCGGATGGATCTGCGCAACGGCAAAATCACCCGCCTGACCAACTCCGCCTCGATCGATACCAGCCCGAGTTTCTCACCGGATGGTCGCCGTATCACCTTTGAAAGTGACCGTGGCGGGCGTCAGCAGATTTATGTGATGAATGCGGATGGTTCCAACGTCCAGCGGATCAGCTTTGGCTCTGGCAGCTATTCAACTCCGGTCTGGTCGCCACGTGGGGATCTGATTGCCTTCACCAAGCAATATAAGGGGCAATTCCAGATCGGCGTGATGCAGGCGGATGGTTCGCGTGAGCGTATTCTCGCGGATGGCTATCACAATGAAGGGCCAACCTGGGCACCCAATGGGCGCGTGTTGATGTTCTTTCGCGAAAGCCCCGGTGCCAATGGTGGACCAAAGCTCTATTCCATCGATCTGACGGGCCGGAATGAATATCAGGTGCCGACGCCAGCCTTTGGTTCCGACCCTGCCTGGTCTCCGCTTGTGAATTGA
- the pal gene encoding peptidoglycan-associated lipoprotein Pal, with the protein MSTRAKFSIRAAFGIALMTALAACSSTPDKLANPGMSAATPGSAQDFVVNVGDRVFFDTDSSDLNASAQATLEKQALWLRQYGNYRIAIEGHADERGTREYNIALGARRANAVRTYLVSKGIAANRMSTKSFGKERPVAVCNDISCWSQNRRAVTTLAN; encoded by the coding sequence ATGTCAACTCGCGCAAAATTCTCCATTCGTGCCGCATTCGGTATCGCCCTGATGACGGCGCTGGCGGCATGTTCCTCAACCCCTGACAAGCTTGCCAATCCCGGTATGTCGGCTGCGACACCCGGATCTGCTCAGGATTTTGTTGTCAATGTCGGGGATCGCGTTTTCTTCGATACCGATAGCTCAGATCTGAATGCATCGGCTCAGGCAACGCTCGAAAAGCAGGCCTTGTGGCTGCGGCAATATGGGAACTATCGCATTGCCATTGAAGGCCATGCGGATGAGCGCGGCACCCGCGAATATAACATCGCACTGGGTGCCCGCCGTGCCAACGCTGTTCGTACCTATCTGGTATCGAAAGGTATCGCGGCAAACCGTATGTCGACGAAATCGTTCGGCAAGGAACGCCCGGTCGCCGTCTGTAACGACATTTCCTGCTGGTCGCAAAACCGTCGCGCTGTGACGACACTGGCCAACTAG
- the ybgF gene encoding tol-pal system protein YbgF, giving the protein MIRILFALLAMVWGSAAFAASPAPLDALAKRVEGLEQQARSRGLLIPPAPIPNDDGRIVVAQSAADLAVRVERLENQMRQYTGQMEEMNFRMRQLQEQLRRFQEDSEFRFQDLERGKKPRKSSSNSQSRQPTNQPQQFEKLGEPPRNLGSLPANPMTSEPLAQDGRQLLAGAQPGSQTGTGPIDLSSMLGGVAAPEQSNGQVDQMTALTGDPATDYDAAYGQVLQGNYPAAEQAFRQFVQAYSSHRLTSNAHYWIGESLYQQGDFRGAIQVFLDAYSKYPNAQKAPEILLKTGMSLRKIKERDAACATFEELLAKFPNASSGVRQKVRAEIKSAQC; this is encoded by the coding sequence ATGATCAGGATCTTATTCGCCCTGCTGGCGATGGTTTGGGGCAGTGCCGCATTTGCTGCCAGTCCGGCGCCGCTGGATGCGTTGGCCAAACGCGTCGAAGGCCTTGAGCAGCAGGCACGCAGTCGGGGACTTTTGATTCCGCCTGCACCCATTCCCAATGATGACGGCCGTATCGTGGTTGCGCAGTCCGCTGCCGACCTTGCGGTGCGGGTGGAACGTCTTGAAAATCAGATGCGCCAATATACCGGCCAGATGGAAGAGATGAATTTCCGCATGCGGCAATTGCAGGAACAATTGCGCCGCTTCCAGGAAGATAGCGAGTTTCGCTTTCAGGATCTGGAACGGGGTAAAAAGCCACGCAAAAGCTCAAGTAACAGTCAGTCGCGGCAGCCAACCAACCAACCCCAGCAGTTTGAAAAGCTGGGGGAGCCGCCGCGCAATCTGGGTAGCCTGCCTGCCAATCCGATGACGTCCGAGCCTCTGGCTCAGGATGGTCGTCAGCTCTTGGCAGGTGCGCAGCCAGGCAGCCAGACAGGGACTGGGCCCATCGATCTGTCTTCAATGCTTGGCGGGGTTGCAGCACCTGAGCAATCCAATGGTCAGGTTGATCAAATGACCGCTTTGACCGGTGATCCGGCGACAGATTATGACGCCGCCTATGGTCAGGTTCTGCAAGGCAATTACCCGGCTGCGGAACAGGCTTTTCGCCAATTTGTGCAGGCTTATAGCAGTCATCGCCTGACGTCCAATGCCCATTACTGGATCGGCGAAAGCCTTTATCAGCAGGGGGATTTCCGTGGTGCGATTCAGGTTTTTCTTGATGCTTATTCCAAATATCCCAATGCCCAGAAAGCGCCTGAAATTCTGCTGAAAACCGGCATGTCGCTGCGTAAGATCAAAGAACGTGATGCGGCTTGTGCAACCTTTGAGGAATTACTCGCCAAATTCCCAAATGCTTCGTCCGGTGTGCGTCAGAAAGTGCGTGCCGAGATTAAAAGTGCCCAATGTTAA
- the tilS gene encoding tRNA lysidine(34) synthetase TilS yields the protein MPNVKSSGDATAPPLSLLTLEDLDALFAPLLRLKTVLLAVSGGADSLSLMFLCRKWQQARAPSLSLHVASVDHGLRPEAAAECAFVAKEARAIGLPHETLVWTPPAELTNLQAQARAARYQLLSAHARAVEASHIVLAHHLDDQAETLVMRLLRGSGVTGLGAMRAEQSLDDLTLLRPFLSVPKARLRASLDAMGKSWVEDPSNAKDAYLRVRVRQWMPMLAAEGCDADRLAATARRMQRADAALETMTDQAFDLLVEPKPGRSLCLSLDGLAGQGEEVRLRLWRRCLDYVAGSAYPPREEKVLMLDQAFAGLEAASRVKRTLGQCCFEPKGRDLWIYRELGRTPFARSFRAGDPSDWPGLYKAVSLSGVEGDEICILRPLGPDGQRLIEKMEGLSITDFQQSHGGVPTGLLHALPSLWLQDHPVFVKDWPQVAELSGIRVEFQEK from the coding sequence GTGCCCAATGTTAAGTCGTCCGGTGACGCGACCGCGCCGCCGCTCTCTCTCCTGACCCTTGAAGATCTGGATGCCTTGTTCGCGCCTTTGTTGCGCCTCAAAACAGTCCTGCTCGCGGTCTCAGGTGGAGCCGATTCTCTTTCCTTGATGTTTCTATGCCGCAAGTGGCAACAAGCGCGCGCGCCTTCGCTGTCGCTGCATGTTGCCAGTGTCGATCATGGTTTGCGCCCCGAAGCTGCTGCTGAATGCGCTTTTGTTGCCAAGGAGGCGCGGGCGATTGGTCTGCCTCATGAGACCCTTGTCTGGACGCCGCCTGCCGAATTGACCAATTTGCAAGCCCAAGCGCGGGCCGCTCGCTATCAGCTTCTGTCCGCGCATGCACGAGCGGTTGAAGCATCCCATATTGTGCTGGCCCACCATCTTGACGATCAGGCCGAAACCTTGGTGATGCGCCTGTTGCGGGGCAGTGGCGTGACTGGCCTTGGAGCCATGCGGGCCGAGCAATCGCTTGACGATCTGACGTTGCTACGGCCTTTCTTGTCGGTTCCAAAAGCCCGGCTTCGCGCTTCGCTTGATGCGATGGGTAAAAGCTGGGTGGAAGATCCCAGCAATGCTAAGGACGCCTATTTGCGGGTGCGTGTGCGCCAATGGATGCCGATGCTGGCCGCGGAAGGCTGCGATGCGGACAGGCTGGCGGCAACTGCCAGACGGATGCAGCGGGCGGATGCTGCGCTTGAAACGATGACCGATCAGGCTTTTGACTTGCTGGTTGAGCCAAAGCCGGGCAGGTCTCTGTGTCTATCGCTCGACGGGTTGGCGGGACAAGGGGAAGAAGTCCGGTTGCGCCTGTGGCGGCGGTGCCTTGATTATGTTGCCGGCTCTGCCTATCCGCCGCGCGAAGAGAAAGTGCTGATGCTTGATCAGGCCTTTGCGGGCTTGGAAGCGGCGAGCCGGGTGAAGCGAACCCTTGGTCAATGTTGCTTTGAGCCAAAGGGGCGCGATTTGTGGATCTATCGCGAATTGGGGCGCACGCCCTTTGCCAGAAGCTTTCGGGCAGGTGATCCAAGTGACTGGCCGGGGCTCTATAAGGCTGTGAGCCTTTCGGGGGTCGAGGGTGATGAAATCTGTATCTTGCGTCCGCTCGGCCCGGATGGTCAGAGACTGATCGAGAAAATGGAAGGCCTGTCGATCACTGACTTCCAGCAGAGCCATGGAGGTGTGCCAACGGGCCTTTTGCACGCGTTGCCCTCGCTGTGGCTTCAAGATCACCCTGTCTTTGTTAAAGATTGGCCACAAGTGGCCGAACTTTCGGGGATAAGGGTTGAATTTCAAGAAAAATAA